From the genome of Xylocopilactobacillus apis:
CAGATGACCATTTGATGTGAATTAGGCGAGACCAAGCGGTATACAGAGAAGCACGATTATCTGGCAACAATTCTTTCTTACGCCATTCTACATATTTCTTGATGTCAGAGCATTCCCAAATTGGACGTTCTATATGATACTCATCGTCGTAATCGAAAACCAAGTTCAACATCAATGTCTCGAATAAATTTTTACCTTGTACATAAACTGGATTTAACTTATAGAGCCAACCTGAAGGCGTCGAAAACTTTTCTGAAGTTTCAACTTTTGCCTTATCTGTTACACCGGTATAATTTTGGTATGAGATCAGCCAGCGGACCAATTCCGGCATATCTAATTCATTTTTAAAATCAGATATTTTGGGGGAAAAAAGATCTGGCGTATTATTACTTTCTGAAATTTGACGGTTCATCTGCTTTATCGCAACCGTACCTGTCCCTTTTTCAATTTTGTACTTTTCAAGGACCAGCGAATCATAATCTGCTCTTGATACTTGGTAAAATGGATGTTCACCAAACATGTTAAAACTTTCTTGGTTGTGCTTTAGATAGTCAACTACTATTGTGGAAAATTCACCTCCTTGGAATAAATTTTCCCAAGTATCTAATAAATCCTCTTCATCGTAATCAGTAGATGAATTTAAGACCTGAAAATTATCTGGATCAATCTCAAGCCATTCGTAAGGTTTGTTCTCATTACTAAACCGTGAATAAACCGTGTGTAAAATTGCTAGTAAAAATCTCACTATCGCAAGATCTTGAGACCGCATTTCTCCTGCTAATTGACGATAGTTACTGGCTTTTTCGAAAAAATCGATTAACGATACTTCACAAGTTTTGGAATCACCATCAACCACTTTAATCCAGGGATCAGTGATCAAGTTGAATTGTTGATTATTCATTGCTCTCCTTCTTTGTTAATTTCAGCCCAAACTTGGGCGAATAGTTCAAATTCCATGACTGATTAATTGTAGTATTAAAGTCTTCATCTAATTTGACTGCTAATTCTCCTTTTAACCACTTACTAGAATCCCATCTTGGAAAATATTTCCTAGTCGACGTTTCTAAAGCATCAATAATTTTATCTACATCATAATAAACTGCAGCAGGCAACCGAATAATTTGTTCTGCAATTTCTTTATCCAAACACTTATTAGTATCTCTACCATCAAGTAGAAAAGTCTGACCTTTCTTCTCTTGCAATAAAATTACTTCGATTGTTTCTTTAATATCACGAACTGCTGCTTGTGCTTTCTGATCGTCAACTTTACTGTGTGCGTCACCCAACCAACCATGTAAATTATTTCTTTTAGACGGTCGTTTCACCCGAAATACTTTTGCCTTACGCTCGGAGTCCGTGAGATCAGTTTCAAACTCATCTTTTGCTTCTTCAAGCCCTTCTACTTCAGGATCATTTTCTCGGTCATATACAGCCTGCACCAGATTAGATATGTCATGGGGCAATTTAATCTGATCACCTAGATAATAATCGGTTTTCATCAGCAAATATTTTTCATAAACAGCTTCATTTCCTGCTCCGTAGTTACCCATAGATTCAATACCCATCACATATAATTTAGGATCTTTGAACTTGTCAGGTCGTTTAATCGCATGACGATGCAACCTTCCAGCTCGCTGCAAAAGTAAATCCATCGGAGAAATATCGGTATAAAGAACATCGAAATCTATATCTAGCGATTGTTCAAGGACTTGCGTTCCAATCACAACCATTTTTTTAGGTCTTACTGCATTTTTGCCAATTTTAGATTGCAAATATTTTTCAATTTTGGTTCGTTCAGGGGCTAAAAATGCTGAATGTAGAAGAATCAATTCAACATCTTCTTTATCAACGAGTTCAGCCAGTGCTTGAGCTCTTTTAACAGTATTAACAATCACTCCTGCAACCCCACCTTTAGCAATTTCCGATAAGATAGAATGAACCAATTCTTCATCTTCTAAGTTAATTCGCTCAATTTCAAGCGTTACTGGTTTTTGATCTGAATGTCCTTCGAAATGCGTTACTTGCTTGACCTCAGTTCCATCTAAAACAGTCAACAAAGGATAGGCTTGTGCTTTAGCCCAATCTTCATTTAAGTCCAATGATTTTCTGTATTTTCCGCGGTAGTAGCTTGCAATTAACTCTTGCCGTTTTTCTTTTGGTAACGTTGCTGACAAAATCACCATAGGAACCCGATATGCTCCAAGCCATTCAATTGCCATGTACAAATATTGACTCATATAGGAATCGTAAGCATGCACCTCGTCAATAACGACAACTTTTCCACTAAAACCTAGATGTCTCAAAAACAAATGTTTCTGTTTAAGTGCCATCAGCAAAAGCATATCAATCGTACCGACCGTGAAATTAGCTAACGTCGATTTCTTCCCAGAAAACCAATCATTAACAACTACAGCGCCTGTATCTTCGATATTACTGGCATTTGGTAGATTTTCGTAATCAGAATTGAATTGAGCTTTCCCGTGCAGCAATTTGACTGGGAAGTTTTCGTTTTGATCTTTGGCTAACGTTTCTAACCAGCTAAGCACCCTGTTGAACATCGCGTTGCTTGTGGCTTGGGTGGGCAATCCCCAAAACAAGCCACTACGTTTAGTGGCATAAGCTAATTGCTCTGTAGCTACTAGAGAAATTTCAGTTTTTCCTAATCCCATCGGCGCTTCAATGATTACCATTCCAGGATCATTTGCTTGATCAATAGTTTCTGTGATAACTCTTTGCACTGGTCGTGCATTAAAACCCCAACGTTTTTGGTAAGGATCTTCATCAAGACTCACCTTTTTTGGTTCCCAATTTTCTCCAATATTCCAAGTTTCAATTGCATTCTCAAAACGGGCTTGTAAATCAATATCATCAAAAGTTTCATCAAGAGAAATCAACGGAAACAGCTTCTTACTTCGATCACTTCCTAAGAATTCACTTGAAGCAAACCAGTCGGCTGTAATTAAAAGACCTTCTAAAACCACAGCTCGTGATTGATTAATATCAGGTATATCTTTTACCGACTGGTACCCAGCTTGACTTAATCCGTATTCAAAAATTTCTTTCTGAACGTTTCGCCAAATCTTACATACTTCTGGAACATTATTGTCAGATCTAGGATCTTTATCGTGTTGATAATAATTAGCTCTATAATCATTGATTTGATTATATGGAGGATTTTCTCCAGCATCACCATGATGCCCTCCGATAATTGATCCGATTGATTCAGGCACACCTAGGTCTTCCAATATTGCTTCACCAGCCATTGCATGTGGTGATTTTCTAGGAGATGACAAACTAATCTGATCCAAATCGACAAATTTTGACTGAACTAACTTATCAACCAATTCGTTATCTAGTTCTCTATCGCCGTTGTATGAAGGAATGGTTTGAAATGCAGGAGTTGCTTTACCAATATCATGAATGATACCCAAAAACTTTACTAATTTCCTTAATTCATCTTCATTACCAATACCCTCAATCAACCAACTTTTTGTTCCTTCACTTAACCAATGGTTCAAAAGCCAGCCAATCGTATTTTCAGTATCAATTAAGTGTGCCATTAAAGGCAACCAAAGCCATACTCCATCTTCAGTTCTTTTTTTTGCCCAAAGGCTTTTTGATTTTAAACTTATTTCTTTACCTTTTTCCAAAATCTCTCCTTTTTATAAATCGTTTATCCTTTTACAATCTATAACATATTATAATTAAAAATAAAAAGCAAGTTTTTTATTTTAGATTTTTCATCAATTAAATTCAGTAATACAAAAAAGTTAGCAGTTTTTATTTACTACTAACTTTTTTTAAGTACTAACTGACAATTAAATCTCTGTCAATTACCCCCCGCCTATGCGGGGAAAACCACAATCCAAATCATTTTATAAGGATCACCCTCGCTCATGCAAGGAATAAAAATATAGACTCTCCAATTTATTTTATAAAATCACACTTACAAAAAATTGGATAATGCTCATTAGAAGATTAATTCTTTCCCCTTAAATTTTCAACCCCATTTTTAAAATATTAATTCGAGTATCATTGCTATTCAATTTTTACAATTTCATCCACAAATTCTTGATATGTTTTACATGCTGTTAATTTTGACACTTTATTATCATTTATAATTACTTCAGACAGTTCATCAAAAACTTTGCGGAATTTTTTCTCATCCTTTTGACTTGAAGCCAGTACGATAATTACGTATACCCTTTGATTTCCCCATTTAACTCCCTTTGAATTAATGTAGATAAACCATTGGCTCTTTTTTGCATCGTAATCTATTGTATGTGGTATTGCAACAAGACCAAAGGCAGTACTTGAAAGCTTTTCTCTTTCTAGAATTTTATCCTCAAATTCAGACCCTACAATTTTTTCTTTAAAAAATTGCTCAGAGACGTAGTGAATAACTTCTTGAGCAGATCGACTTCGATTATCTCTGACAAAATTTATTTCAGATGTGAATTTATCAAGCCCTATCTTTAATTCGTTAGACAAGGTCATATCTTTGATCTGTTTAAGTGCCTTTTGAATCTTATTAATATCGTTAGGCAAAAGAAAGCTAGAAATCTGTACAAAATGATGATTCTTAATAATTTGTTTTGAATTTGCGACGATCACTAATTGAGTTTCGTCTAGAATATCAGTTTCGTCAGAAATAGCGTTTAATAAAACCATATCATTACTAAACTTCTTATCCAAAGCATCAATGGTCGTTTTTGAATTACCATGATAATCTAACATAAACAATTGACAAATTACTTTGTTTTCATTTCTAACCTGTTCTGTAACAATATTACCGACATGCAGGGCAATAAAAGCAATTTCTTCTTCGCTAACCAAAATACCCAAGAAATTCTTTATTTCATATGCAATTAATGTTGCACACTCATAAATCGTTGGGGATGAATTTTTGATATTTTTAGCTAATGGATTATGAACAATGTTGTTATTTTTAAATCTGTCAATCAATCTTAATAAGTGAGGCAAAAATCTTTTTTTAAATAATTCTTCATCTAGATCTAAATCATAAGTTTTACGGACAAATAAAACTATTCTTTCGAATAATTTATTTATTTGAGAGCTTTCCGGAAGTTCTACTTTCCGTTCACCAAGTAATAGTTCAAACATTGTCTCTAATTGATTTATATCGTACTCAGACAGAGAATAATCAATATTGTCATTCAATCCAATAATAATAAGTTTGACTAAATTATCATTAACTTTTTCTGTATCAGGATGTCTTTTCGACTTATCTGATCGATCAATCATGATTACAAGATGTAATAAAATATTGCTAAAATTAAAAGAATCTATTTTTACATGAGCTTTAGTAATGCTTTGTCTCAAAACAAAGCTAACAACTTTAACATTAACATCCGGGAAATATTTTTGAATTAAATTTTCATTCAAAAGAGTTCCATTTAATTCATGATAAATAATAGAAGATAAAAATTTCCTTTTATTTTCTTCTTTACCCTCTACACGGTAAAAATCGCCCTCACGTATCAAGTTTAAATTAAAGTTTGAAAATTCTTGCTCCAAACTTTTTAGTTCTTTACGAAGCTCTACCTCATTAATATATAGTTGACCAGACAAATCATAAATATTAACTGCGTTCTTTGATTTCATTAACCTTCTAATGAGCCAAGAACTTCTCTGGCTAGAATTATTTGGCAGATAATCCTTTAACCCATTTATTTCAGTATTGTTCTTTATTTTATAACCTTTGGGACCACTTTTAATATCTATTCCATTCGTACGTAACTGCGCAATTTTACTTTTCACAGTTCGTTCTGATATTCCAAGTGTCATTGCAAGAGTTTTGGCAGTGATCCACGATTCATTATTTTGTCGTAAAAAATCTAGCAAATCTCTGTTGCCACTCATGTTTATACCCCTTTACTACTCTAGATTAGAGTGTGTAGAACGTAACTTCGTATTTGTGACCAAACCCATGTTCAATGCACGAAGCATCAAACTATCAAAAACTAGTAAAGAGGTTTGCTCATATAAACTACCCATAGGTTGGAGTGAACCTTGTTCCTCATCTTTCGTCTGCGCATCAATAACAATTACCGCATCACTTTTTTGACTTAACACTGAATCTTTATTTGCAGTAAAGGTTACAAGTTTTGCACCAACTTTAATCGCACTTTTTGCTTGAGAAATTAAAAACTCTGATTTACCACTGGCTGTGTTAAAAATCAACAAATCTTCAGATCCAATAGCAGGTGCAGTAATTTCAGTTACTACGTGAACATTCAAACCCATCTGAGTTAAACGATTTGCAAAAGCTTTAACCATCAAGCCGCTTCTGCCTTCGCCAGATAAAAAGATTTTGTTGGAATTAAAAATTAATTTTAAAACTTCATTTGCTTTTTCGTCAGTTAAATTGCTACTGACTCCACTAAGTTCAGTACAAATTTGAATATATTCATTAGTCATGTTTAACATCTTCCGCTAACTGCTGTCCGACTTTACCAGACGGATGATTCATTAAGAAGTTTTCCTTAGTAAAGTTTTCCTTTTTCATTATCACCGTTGCTACTACATCAAACAAGGAAATAACAGCTAATGTACTATTTGTCGCGAGCATATTAAACTCATCCAGCTCCCGATCAACCTTAATACAAACTACTAAATCTGCATCTTTGGCTAAAATTGAATCAGTATTCTCTGTTATTGCAATAATTTTTGCTTTCTTATCGATACAGTTATTTACAAAACTTGTTAATTCTTTTGTAGAACCACCCTTTGAGATAAAAATTACAACGTCATCATTTCTAATTTGACCCAATCCTCCATGAACGGCGTCCGATGGATTCAAATAAAATGCTGCAAGACCGATTACGTTCAAGGTATGCACAATTTTTCTTGCTGCCATTGCAGATGTACCACAGCCTGTTACAAAAATATTATGCCTATTATCACCGATCATAGCTAATAGCTGGTCAATCTGATTAGCATCAATGGTCTCACCTAATTTGCTGATTTCTTCGCCTTCTGCTCTAAAAAGCTCAGAATAACTACTCATCTTTATCTCCTAAAATTACAACTTCTACTTCCCTTTTTCGTGTACGAGTTTGATCAAAATCAACAAAGAAAATTTGACCAACAGAACCAAGTAGAAGTTCTTTATGATAGATACCCAGAGACACACTTGACCCTAACAAGTCTGACCTTAAGTGTCCATCTGTATTTAGCATTGACCATTTAAGAGCGGGATAATTTGGATCCGTTTTTTTCATTCCATAGGCAATGTGCTCAGGACCTGGACTTAAATAAGGATAATTCTCTGAAGTTTGACGAGGTACAACCTTTTCTAGAACATTGTTTAAGTCCACCTGTAAAAAGTCGTCTTCATAGTAGTTTTTGTCGTGCATGTATTCATCAAAATATACAGAACAAGTTGTATGTGTAGTTTGAACTAAACAAATACCATTCTTGATATCACTGCTCTTAACAATTTCCTTTACCTTATCAGTAATCATATGATAAGAAGGTCTTCCCTCTACCGTTTCTAGCTCTAATTTCTCTAAATAAAAACTCATGCTTCTAATTCTGCCTTCACTTGTTCCCAAACTTGATCAGTTCCAACGCCTGTCAACAACGCCACTCCATTAATAACTTTATCCTTGATAGAATCAGGGACAATAGTGGTTGAAATAACGATGTCATAATTACCATTTTGAATATTATCTACTTCTTGACCAACAGCAGACTGTATAATCTCTACTTGGTTGTCAAAACCATTTTTCTCAATCCAATCGTTAACTTTAGCATGAACAATAGTTGAAGTAGCATGCCCTGCACCACACATAATTAACATTTTTTTCATAATTATTTACCCTCTTCTAAACCTTTTCCTGAATTATATTTTTTGATTATATTTAAGTAATATAAAAGTCCGATTATTATAACTATCAAAATAACTAAACCAATAATCCCTAATTTCTGAGTCATCCAAGCAAATATTGAATTTGTCCACAAACCCGATAGTTCAAATGAAAATGCACCCTTTGTGTTGATGCTATAGTTAGCCAATTTGAAACTCTTCATAACAAATGGAGATAGCCAAGTAGATAAGTACAGCATTGGAATTGAATATATTATTGCACCAATTAAACTTCTAATAATATTGCCTTTAAAGGCTCCAACTAATAATGTAAATACATAAACGTAAAGAGTTAAATCTCCCAGCGGAAGTACCTTATTGCCTGGTAAAATCGTTGCTAAGAATAGTGATATTGGAATCATCAAAACACTAGTAGCAATTACAGCTGGATGTCCAACAGTTAAGGCGGCATCCATTCCTATATTTACTTTTTTGCCACGTAAATGCTTTTTGGTAAATTCTTGGGTGGCAGATGAAATAGGAGTCAAACTTTCCATAAACATTGAAATCATTTTTGGCATAATTTTCAAAGTTGCACCCATTTCAACACCAAGTTGTAAGACACCGGCAACGTCAAAACCTGCTAATAAACCAATACCAACTCCAACAATGAATCCAATTACGAGTGGGTCACCAAATACTCCAAAACGTTTTTGAATTTTTTCTGGACTCGCATCAAGTTTATTAAAACCTGGAATTCGATCAAATAGCCAGTTTAAAGGCACTGCCAAAACTGTTGCTGATAAAGCCATTGTGTGAGTTACAGCAATACCTGGTAAATTATAAAAATCCTCTGTGATCGGCTGCATTAAATCAGCTAAAAGCAGTTCGAGTAAAAAACCACCACAAAGAGCGATAATTCCATAAACATAGTTGCCAGAAACTGCCCAAACTAATAACCCAATAAACGTTGGCTGCCAT
Proteins encoded in this window:
- a CDS encoding type I-E CRISPR-associated protein Cse1/CasA; protein product: MNNQQFNLITDPWIKVVDGDSKTCEVSLIDFFEKASNYRQLAGEMRSQDLAIVRFLLAILHTVYSRFSNENKPYEWLEIDPDNFQVLNSSTDYDEEDLLDTWENLFQGGEFSTIVVDYLKHNQESFNMFGEHPFYQVSRADYDSLVLEKYKIEKGTGTVAIKQMNRQISESNNTPDLFSPKISDFKNELDMPELVRWLISYQNYTGVTDKAKVETSEKFSTPSGWLYKLNPVYVQGKNLFETLMLNLVFDYDDEYHIERPIWECSDIKKYVEWRKKELLPDNRASLYTAWSRLIHIKWSSDGVPTIYSAGVPMYSSDNAFDIEPMSIWKKKSKKEPDIYVPAVKNKDYMDIAMWRNFGDYVNPNKSNEIHRPGIVKWLSRLKGDGILNRSLPISLVSVALVSDGNATSQSPFAEISDDLTMRLDVIFDDNSDFWPRRIEDTIDLTQDVSKSYWKFSDNLSKIRHLDSKEFNKKQMSKFYDRLNVPFKEWLASLSDQDDRDEKINKWKKTLWNIVNSEAKDFMKNSSPRDITGVEEDNNKSLNIFIARNRLLGSVANKLGIKR
- a CDS encoding PTS galactitol transporter subunit IIC; translated protein: MQAIHWFLNLGSTVGIPIIIMILGLIVGLKPSKALISGLTLSAGFIGMNMVVNMMATNLQPAIKLMVSRYHLSLSIMDVGCGVGGPLAFSSSLGVLAIPITILINLVFVWIGLTRTLNVDIWNLWQPTFIGLLVWAVSGNYVYGIIALCGGFLLELLLADLMQPITEDFYNLPGIAVTHTMALSATVLAVPLNWLFDRIPGFNKLDASPEKIQKRFGVFGDPLVIGFIVGVGIGLLAGFDVAGVLQLGVEMGATLKIMPKMISMFMESLTPISSATQEFTKKHLRGKKVNIGMDAALTVGHPAVIATSVLMIPISLFLATILPGNKVLPLGDLTLYVYVFTLLVGAFKGNIIRSLIGAIIYSIPMLYLSTWLSPFVMKSFKLANYSINTKGAFSFELSGLWTNSIFAWMTQKLGIIGLVILIVIIIGLLYYLNIIKKYNSGKGLEEGK
- the hxlB gene encoding 6-phospho-3-hexuloisomerase produces the protein MTNEYIQICTELSGVSSNLTDEKANEVLKLIFNSNKIFLSGEGRSGLMVKAFANRLTQMGLNVHVVTEITAPAIGSEDLLIFNTASGKSEFLISQAKSAIKVGAKLVTFTANKDSVLSQKSDAVIVIDAQTKDEEQGSLQPMGSLYEQTSLLVFDSLMLRALNMGLVTNTKLRSTHSNLE
- a CDS encoding YjbQ family protein — protein: MSFYLEKLELETVEGRPSYHMITDKVKEIVKSSDIKNGICLVQTTHTTCSVYFDEYMHDKNYYEDDFLQVDLNNVLEKVVPRQTSENYPYLSPGPEHIAYGMKKTDPNYPALKWSMLNTDGHLRSDLLGSSVSLGIYHKELLLGSVGQIFFVDFDQTRTRKREVEVVILGDKDE
- a CDS encoding BglG family transcription antiterminator; the encoded protein is MSGNRDLLDFLRQNNESWITAKTLAMTLGISERTVKSKIAQLRTNGIDIKSGPKGYKIKNNTEINGLKDYLPNNSSQRSSWLIRRLMKSKNAVNIYDLSGQLYINEVELRKELKSLEQEFSNFNLNLIREGDFYRVEGKEENKRKFLSSIIYHELNGTLLNENLIQKYFPDVNVKVVSFVLRQSITKAHVKIDSFNFSNILLHLVIMIDRSDKSKRHPDTEKVNDNLVKLIIIGLNDNIDYSLSEYDINQLETMFELLLGERKVELPESSQINKLFERIVLFVRKTYDLDLDEELFKKRFLPHLLRLIDRFKNNNIVHNPLAKNIKNSSPTIYECATLIAYEIKNFLGILVSEEEIAFIALHVGNIVTEQVRNENKVICQLFMLDYHGNSKTTIDALDKKFSNDMVLLNAISDETDILDETQLVIVANSKQIIKNHHFVQISSFLLPNDINKIQKALKQIKDMTLSNELKIGLDKFTSEINFVRDNRSRSAQEVIHYVSEQFFKEKIVGSEFEDKILEREKLSSTAFGLVAIPHTIDYDAKKSQWFIYINSKGVKWGNQRVYVIIVLASSQKDEKKFRKVFDELSEVIINDNKVSKLTACKTYQEFVDEIVKIE
- a CDS encoding KpsF/GutQ family sugar-phosphate isomerase — encoded protein: MSSYSELFRAEGEEISKLGETIDANQIDQLLAMIGDNRHNIFVTGCGTSAMAARKIVHTLNVIGLAAFYLNPSDAVHGGLGQIRNDDVVIFISKGGSTKELTSFVNNCIDKKAKIIAITENTDSILAKDADLVVCIKVDRELDEFNMLATNSTLAVISLFDVVATVIMKKENFTKENFLMNHPSGKVGQQLAEDVKHD
- a CDS encoding PTS sugar transporter subunit IIB; amino-acid sequence: MKKMLIMCGAGHATSTIVHAKVNDWIEKNGFDNQVEIIQSAVGQEVDNIQNGNYDIVISTTIVPDSIKDKVINGVALLTGVGTDQVWEQVKAELEA
- the cas3 gene encoding CRISPR-associated helicase Cas3'; this encodes MEKGKEISLKSKSLWAKKRTEDGVWLWLPLMAHLIDTENTIGWLLNHWLSEGTKSWLIEGIGNEDELRKLVKFLGIIHDIGKATPAFQTIPSYNGDRELDNELVDKLVQSKFVDLDQISLSSPRKSPHAMAGEAILEDLGVPESIGSIIGGHHGDAGENPPYNQINDYRANYYQHDKDPRSDNNVPEVCKIWRNVQKEIFEYGLSQAGYQSVKDIPDINQSRAVVLEGLLITADWFASSEFLGSDRSKKLFPLISLDETFDDIDLQARFENAIETWNIGENWEPKKVSLDEDPYQKRWGFNARPVQRVITETIDQANDPGMVIIEAPMGLGKTEISLVATEQLAYATKRSGLFWGLPTQATSNAMFNRVLSWLETLAKDQNENFPVKLLHGKAQFNSDYENLPNASNIEDTGAVVVNDWFSGKKSTLANFTVGTIDMLLLMALKQKHLFLRHLGFSGKVVVIDEVHAYDSYMSQYLYMAIEWLGAYRVPMVILSATLPKEKRQELIASYYRGKYRKSLDLNEDWAKAQAYPLLTVLDGTEVKQVTHFEGHSDQKPVTLEIERINLEDEELVHSILSEIAKGGVAGVIVNTVKRAQALAELVDKEDVELILLHSAFLAPERTKIEKYLQSKIGKNAVRPKKMVVIGTQVLEQSLDIDFDVLYTDISPMDLLLQRAGRLHRHAIKRPDKFKDPKLYVMGIESMGNYGAGNEAVYEKYLLMKTDYYLGDQIKLPHDISNLVQAVYDRENDPEVEGLEEAKDEFETDLTDSERKAKVFRVKRPSKRNNLHGWLGDAHSKVDDQKAQAAVRDIKETIEVILLQEKKGQTFLLDGRDTNKCLDKEIAEQIIRLPAAVYYDVDKIIDALETSTRKYFPRWDSSKWLKGELAVKLDEDFNTTINQSWNLNYSPKFGLKLTKKESNE